The proteins below come from a single Alnus glutinosa chromosome 9, dhAlnGlut1.1, whole genome shotgun sequence genomic window:
- the LOC133877562 gene encoding UDP-glycosyltransferase 76E2-like yields the protein MEKQGKRRLRVVLVPAPFQGHINPMLQLGSILHSNGFSITVVHAQYNSPNPSIHPDFSFLSLPDTSSDHNILAGDGGAIVLQLNAKCKARFRECLAAEVMRQQGPDDGIACIIHDELMYFSAAAAKDIKLPSIVLRTSSAATFLARTALMNLKAEGHIPFPESRSQDPIPELYPLRFKDLPIPIFGKLENTLQLMSGAANIRTSSAIIYNTIDCLENSSSAKTQQQCQVPTFLIGPMHSFASATSSSLLEEDTSCLAWLDKQSCNSVIYVSLGSVAFMDIKEFVEMAWGLANSQQLFLWVVRPGSIRGVEWIEILPESFKKNIGERGYIVKWAPQKEVLPHSAMGEFFSHCGWNSTLESICEGVPMICKPCFGDQRVNARYVNYIWKVGLELDSDLERGVIERAVKRLMVDEEGKSMRKRSNNFKEIVKLCTREGGSSNNSLNELIKMIVSF from the exons ATGGAAAAGCAGGGAAAGAGACGCCTCCGGGTGGTGCTAGTACCAGCGCCGTTCCAAGGCCACATAAACCCAATGCTTCAGTTGGGCAGCATCCTCCACTCCAATGGCTTCTCCATCACTGTCGTTCACGCCCAATACAACTCCCCCAACCCTTCAATCCACCCCGATTTCAGCTTTCTTTCCTTACCAGATACCTCTTCTGACCACAACATCTTAGCTGGCGACGGAGGAGCCATTGTATTGCAGCTTAATGCCAAATGCAAAGCTCGTTTCCGAGAATGCTTGGCTGCTGAAGTGATGAGGCAACAGGGCCCAGACGATGGAATCGCCTGCATCATCCACGATGAGCTCATGTACTTTTCCGCAGCAGCGGCAAAGGATATAAAGCTTCCAAGCATCGTCTTACGCACATCTAGTGCTGCCACTTTTCTTGCTCGTACTGCCCTCATGAACCTAAAGGCAGAAGGCCACATTCCCTTCCCAG AATCTAGGTCGCAGGATCCAATTCCGGAGCTTTATCCACTCAGGTTCAAAGATCTACCTATCCCCATTTTCGGAAAATTAGAGAACACTTTGCAACTAATGAGTGGAGCCGCCAACATTAGAACATCTTCGGCCATCATTTATAATACAATTGACTGCCTTGAAAATTCATCATCGGCAAAGACCCAACAGCAATGTCAAGTTCCAACCTTCCTAATAGGCCCAATGCATAGTTTTGCTTCGGCCACCTCTAGTAGCTTATTAGAGGAGGACACTAGCTGTTTGGCATGGCTTGATAAGCAAAGTTGTAACTCAGTCATTTATGTAAGCTTGGGAAGCGTGGCATTCATGGACATCAAAGAATTTGTTGAGATGGCTTGGGGGCTAGCAAATAGCCAACAACTTTTCTTATGGGTGGTTCGCCCAGGCTCAATTCGTGGTGTAGAATGGATTGAGATACTGCCtgaaagttttaaaaaaaacattggcGAAAGAGGTTATATTGTGAAATGGGCACCCCAAAAGGAAGTTCTTCCGCATAGTGCCATGGGAGAGTTTTTTAGCCATTGTGGATGGAATTCAACACTAGAGAGTATTTGCGAAGGTGttccaatgatatgcaaaccatgtTTCGGGGACCAGAGAGTGAATGCAAGGTATGTGAACTATATATGGAAGGTAGGCCTAGAATTGGATAGTGATTTAGAGAGAGGTGTGATAGAGAGAGCAGTAAAAAGACTTATGGTAGATGAAGAAGGGAAATCAATGCGGAAGAGGAGCAACAATTTCAAAGAGATAGTGAAACTTTGCACCAGGGAAGGTGGTTCTTCCAATAATTCTTTGAATGAGCTAATAAAGATGATTGTGTCATTTTAA